The genomic segment TGAAGCGTCCATACGGTTATTCTCCACATGTTGATGGACTTTGTTCAAATGTACGACAATTCTCTTCAAAGTGTGGTAATAACATAATGGAAGCGTTCTCAATAGATTTACCATAGTATGAATAAACTCTTCCAAGTTCATTTGATGAGATTTGTATCGAAGAGCCAGATTTGCAAAAGCTTGTACCCTTTCGTTTGTAAATAGGCACTCTGGAAGCTCTCTCAAATACATCTTGAAACAGCCGGCAATAGCATTTATCTCAAACCAGCGATCATCTTCAAGGGTAAATGAATTACTTAGtccaccttcttcatcaaacGCGTTCTTCAGGGCATTGACACTACCAACAGACCCAGGGATTCTATAAAGACCCACTTCATCCAATCCGCgcaattcaatttcctcCAACAATTTAACAACAATATTGGGTATCACTGTACCTTCACGTTCGCACACGTCCTCTAATGGCACACCAAATATCTTATTATAAGTTTTGcttttgtattttttaGAATAATAAGCATACCTTCTCGAAGCCTTAATCATTTTAACCCATTGCTTCGAGTCAGCGGAACCAGTGGCTTGTAAAATGATTTCCTGGCCACCTTGCATAACTATCTTAAAACTGTAAGCGCATCCGGGATTCTTAAAGTTCATCAATTCaacaatattttcaatctcGAAGGTCTTGAACTGATAGACAGGTTTTTGCTCGTTAACCGAAGAGCTTTCAATAGAAGGTAGATTCAAAGGAGCGACAGTACCATTAGGTTGGACATCAGGAACCAAGATGCTGTTTAGGGAACTGCTAGAGGCAGAAGAGTTGAAGCCACCAATGGAGAATGGTCTTCTGAAAAAGCCTCCTAGTTTTCTCCCAACATGGTTATGTCCGGAGTTCGATACAATCGAACTCCTTGCCCCCAAAGAAGCTACAGAGCTCCGTTTATCTTTACCCAATGTAGGACTTGAGCTCGAATTCGGAGAGGAAGGTATAGTTGGTATTTGAAGGCTTGGAACCATCACAGAAGTCTTTGGCTTCCTTTGCACGACTTTTTGCAAAACTGCCGAGCGCTTATTATCATGTTCTTGAACAGAAAGAGCTTCAATCTTCTTATGATCGCGTCTAGTTTTCTCCACCTCTTCGcttaaaatttcattgaatAGTCCGTTCTCCTGGAACTTAAGCATTTTCGATTCTGAGGCTGCAACAAATCGAGTGCTCTTTCTGTAATCCTTGTTAGGATCAACGACCTCCAAAGAAAGACAGGTTCCAAATGAACGACTTCTGCGATCCCTGTTAGTATTCGTATAATCCTCGGATGCTGGGGTCAGATCCACAATGTTGGAAATGATATTGCTAACAAATCTTCTCTTGTCGAAATTGATTAACTTGGAATTCATAGTGCTCATGTTAGGAACAAATTTAGCAATTTCTATTAGTCTTAAAATGAGCCAACCAGGACATGCACAAAGGTTTTTAGGTTTTGCCATGTAAATGCTGTCATGTTCGACAAATCCCCTAACGTGCTTATCATCAATGTTTTCAAGCAAACGACAAATCGAAGGTAGATAATCATCCTCTTTGCAAGATAACAAAGAATGTGCAGCCCTCCAAGTATGTTCATAGAACCTTGATTCAGGAGAAATGATTGCATTAGAGATAGCCGTTTCAATAAATGATGGAATATGAGGAGACATCGATTTAGGAGTCGAATCGCCTTCTTCCTCAAATAAGTCTAACGAAGAGTTCTTCCAGCGAACGTAATttagaatctgaagaataGCTGCACATGTTTGTAGACGGTTATCAGGGTCCTTATCGGTATTTGAGATCTCCACTGTGAAAAAAGAAGTCAAACAGTTATGTAACCTGATCAATAATTGAACTGATTCTGGGAGCTTATTCAAAAGATAAGAATCATGCTTCTCATTAGGCTTCGTCAAATTACTAATCCATGAAAACACATTCATTATTTCAAGATCATCCAATTGGGAAGAGCCAGAAGTAATCATGGTATATGCAGCTGAATGTTGAGGGAACGAAAAATAGGAAGTTAGAGACCCATAAGAGAAGAGCTCTAGTACTTGGTAGGTTGCAAACCAATCTTGTTTGGTCACCAGTTTCACTCTTTCTAGAATAAAGTTATCCAAGGCATAAACCCAATCTAATATTCCTTCGTAATCATTATACTTTAATTCGTGAAACTTCGATACCATACTATCATCCAGGGTGTTCGAGTTTAAAACACGGTTGTAGTCTATTATTGTCTTAGATTTGAATGAGTCTAGCAAACTCGTCACTTTGCGCTGAATTCTGTTGATACCTAGTGGCCTGTACATTTGTTTCTGGTAGGCAGATCTTATTCCAGCAAACAACTCCGACAATTTAACAACAAACTTTTGGGTCTCCTTGATGTCCTCTGAATTAGCAGTCCTTTTCATCTGTTCTATTCTGCGGGGCCATTCAACACCTACATCATCTTCCATAATCTTCACAATATCCAATAGAGTATTGTTACTGTCGGTATCGTCGGTAAAATCGGCATAGTGGTTTTTCACCAGGTTACACAACGATTCTGCTGCACCAACTTGGATCTTGGCCCAATTTGTGTGGTTCACAGCTTCATCAGGGGGGAGCTTCATATCccaaattggaaatttctGATCATTAATAGAGGTGAGCTCAGAGGATTTAACCTTAGAAGAACCATTCAAAAGCTTTGAAATGGAAAGGGCACAACTCTTAGCACCAATATATCTTTTGGCCAGATTCTCAAGAACACATTTCGTGGTAGTGAAACTACGGTATGTGTTGAAAAAGGTCTCTGTGAAAGTCTCGTTGTCCATCGAAAGCCTTATAAAGGCAAAGTCTAATAACCCTAAAGTATCATCTCtagattcttcatcagagGAGAATGACCCACTGGTATTTCTCTCCTTATTGTGAATGAAATagttttccaaatcctttGTCTCCACAAGACGTGAAAAAACACCAGCGGTTAAGACCAAAAGATCGAAAATCTTATCTAAAGATCCCGATTTAAGTACCACCGGGATTAcagattctttcaaagtttccGAATCCTTATTGAAGAAGTCGATATTTTCTAAGCTTTTGCTTAAAGTATTAGCCATATCCTGAGATTCTCTCGAGACACCAGGAGTGTTCGCATTTGTGTAGGACTGTTGGGAGAATCtctttggattttcaaTGACAGTGCTAGAATTTGTAGacatcaaatccaaatcgttacaagatttgaaaataaaatcgTTTGAAACGCGGAAAATGTCACTATCTATGTTGAATGCATCTCTAACGCATTTCAAAAGGTGTTGTCTATTAGACTGTTTAGTAGACATGGCTCTCACAACCGGACCATCGATGTTTTCCACACCTGTAATTTGATTACCCGATTTCTTATTATCTGGAATAGCTGGTGATGTATTTCCGTTACCAGCATCAGCGATACTACTATTACCTTTGCTATTTCCGTTGCCGTTAACATCCACAGAAATAGGTTCactgatggtaaaattatgAGTGGAACGTACCATCGGTGACTTAGGTCTAATGGAAGCATGTCTTGTTAGACTTGTTGCACTTGGTACAGTTGTTGCATTCATAGTCGTGGAAATGACACCTGCTGCACCAATTAATGATTGTTTGGAGAAAAGTGAATAATTGGGGAGTAACTCATTAAATAAAATGGGTAGATAAGAACCCGTTAGAAGAGGGCTTCTTTGACTGCCGATCATCGAATAAGCCTTTTCGTCTACCCTTGGGGGATCTGTCTTGGTACTCAAATCCATTAGTCCTCTCATATTAAGTGGTGGTAGGGATAGGTGGtatttccaaaattgatAAACTCCAGCTGtcatttcatcaacatttCTTAGTCTTATTACATCATCAGACCTTCCTCTGGATAAGCTGTCTAGACGTTGTTGCCACTTATGGAATGCATTGTTGGTACGATTGATTTTCTTctccaaatattttaatttcgTTTCCGATGGTAAATCATCAGCATGGATAATGAGATCACCAAAATATGAAATAACATTTGACCTTATTACTGGATCTTCCAAGTTTGGTGGAGCTAAGATGAACACACTACTTGTAGATCTAGATGATAACTGTCTTCTGTTCAGTTGAGCTATAGTGGGGACccaatctttgaaaatcaCCCTAATCGTATGTTCAGAAACGTATTGCCATGCTTGGTAAAGCCTTAAAACGGGTATGGAACAAACTATGGTAGCTAATGCGAGCCAGGAAACCATATCTCCTAATTGTTCGAATCTAACACCTAGATCAACCCATTTACTCAAAAGTTTACCACGAAATTTTGGAGAGTTAGCTGTAGCTTCCGAAAAGATATGTGAAACGAAAAGACGACCCAAGAAATGgatattatcattattattgaaaactAGCGGATTCAAAGCAATAATCTTGGAGTCCATATATTTTGAGTCATAAAGTAATGAATAATCGGTACGAGGACCCCATTGTGATCTAAATTttaaattaatttcatgaACCTGTTCAGCCAACTGTTTGATatccatcttcaaaaatttttctggattcatcaaatcCGTCATTGATTTACAACTATCCTTCGTTGGAGCAGATTCTCTACTAAACGCAGTCAATTTATGCAAGTCATTATGTTTAGCGGCAACTGCTATTTTCAAGTTATTGGAAAGTTCACTATCATGCAGGGATATTATTTCTAGTAATTTCATAGTTTGTTGTGCCATTTGTTCGTCTAGTAAAAAACTGGGGAACATGTCTAAAAGCGTTTTAACCACTAGTGCAAGTCTATTGGTTAACCGGTCATCAATTTTGGAAGGTACGTTACAATATTGTGTAGCATTATTGCTTATTTGACCACTGTGCTTCGTAAATGTTAATCCCATTTGATTGAACATTGTCAAATAATTGTAAAAATCATCTAAAAGCGGTAACGAAAGCAgcaaattgatcaaatagCGATTGGTTGGAATAGCAGTATCTTCAAGTGATGTTTGTGACCATGCAAATAAAATTGCATGACATAAAGATTCGGTTGTACCAGATACTATCTTATCGTCTTTGTCTATTTTTAAATCTGGATGTGGATGCCGAGGACTTAAATATTTTATTGTTGGCATTCTGTTACTTCTTGTGGCAGATGGCGGCAGttgtgaagaagaagaagaagaagtagtTATGGTTGGCGTAGAATTCGTGGGTATATTATTATCAGTACTGGCGGAATTGTTGGAGCTGGCTGCTGCCGCCACTGGTGTTACAGGACTAGtaccatcttcttcaacgtCAACAATAGTGTCATCCGCAGCTTCCTCCTCTGGATCCTTTGTTCCCAAATTAGGATCAAAGCATTTAACATTATTGGATAATCCACTTTTGTaaagatttaaaaatggACCCTTCAACTGTACACGATAAAGTTTGTAATCTGGAACTGACGTTGGAGATTCTGCAATATCAGGAAAGCCTTGATCAAACATTCTTGATTCTCTACGATTACCACTCGTActactattgttattaccatCACTCAAGGTAACATTACCATGAGAACGATTCAACCAACCGACTTTAAAAACGGTATTGTCATAATTGTCCTTGTTCAAATGTACAGCCGTCTTCTGTGCATTATTGGACCTGAGCAATGAAGCGTGACTTtgattgttgttattatttgaatgattaccgttaccaccaccaccatcgCCCCCAGTGGTTCCCGCAGCTGTTGTATTAGAACTAATAGCAGATGGCGCTAAATAAGTAGTACTACTACCTAGATTTGTATGCAATGTAGAGCTACTGTAATTACTTGCGGAGGAACTCATTGGGTGTGATGAAGTATCATGAAACGTATCTGCATCGTTAATTTTTTCCTGAGATTTATTATGACGACCGTCTGAAGGTAACGAAGCCAAAGATATATCGGATGAAGCCCTTGCACTCGATAAAACACTTCTACTGGATCGACTATGGTGTTCAGACATGTATATGTTACCAACAGATCCTTGTGGTGGTGCTtgtgatggtggtggtgtGCTCCCACTAGTTGTGTTGTTagtattagtattattagtattattattattattagtgttgttgttgttgttgttgttgttgttgttcgTTGACGTATTAGAGCTAGTAGGAGCATTTGAatatcttttcaatgaaaaaGCTGCCGATGGTGAGCTCTTACGTTTACTACCGCCGACAGTACTCGTCATATGGGAATTTGCAGTAGTTGGACTTGTGTGATAATCCCTAGAATGAGAACTATTGTTCGAACTTCTAATCCCTGGCAGAATCGACGCGTTAGAAGTACGTGGCTTGAGATTAGATGTCGATGAAAGATGCGAGTTAccattgttattgttggTACTGCTcgtattattattattgttgttgttgttgctaCCACTCGTCGAACTCGACTTCTTATTCTTGGAAGACCATATCAGATTCTTCATTGAGAAACCTCTAGTTTGATCTCTATTGAACGGAAAACTAAAATATTATTCAATTGGAACTCTTGATCTTGCAAAACGGATTACAAGTTGTGTGTTTTAACAGTGATAGGGCAAATCGAGACGTGTGCGTTAGAGCAAATCTCCTGTTACCTGTTGTATTTAATGCCGATGGAATTGATTTACAAAACACACACCAAAAAAATACCTTACAGAACTCACGTGTTGCTATATATCTCAGACTTCCA from the Zygosaccharomyces rouxii strain CBS732 chromosome B complete sequence genome contains:
- the BEM2 gene encoding GTPase-activating protein BEM2 (similar to uniprot|P39960 Saccharomyces cerevisiae YER155C BEM2 Rho GTPase activating protein (RhoGAP) involved in the control of cytoskeleton organization and cellular morphogenesis required for bud emergence); translated protein: MKNLIWSSKNKKSSSTSGSNNNNNNNNTSSTNNNNGNSHLSSTSNLKPRTSNASILPGIRSSNNSSHSRDYHTSPTTANSHMTSTVGGSKRKSSPSAAFSLKRYSNAPTSSNTSTNNNNNNNNNNTNNNNNTNNTNTNNTTSGSTPPPSQAPPQGSVGNIYMSEHHSRSSRSVLSSARASSDISLASLPSDGRHNKSQEKINDADTFHDTSSHPMSSSASNYSSSTLHTNLGSSTTYLAPSAISSNTTAAGTTGGDGGGGNGNHSNNNNNQSHASLLRSNNAQKTAVHLNKDNYDNTVFKVGWLNRSHGNVTLSDGNNNSSTSGNRRESRMFDQGFPDIAESPTSVPDYKLYRVQLKGPFLNLYKSGLSNNVKCFDPNLGTKDPEEEAADDTIVDVEEDGTSPVTPVAAAASSNNSASTDNNIPTNSTPTITTSSSSSSQLPPSATRSNRMPTIKYLSPRHPHPDLKIDKDDKIVSGTTESLCHAILFAWSQTSLEDTAIPTNRYLINLLLSLPLLDDFYNYLTMFNQMGLTFTKHSGQISNNATQYCNVPSKIDDRLTNRLALVVKTLLDMFPSFLLDEQMAQQTMKLLEIISLHDSELSNNLKIAVAAKHNDLHKLTAFSRESAPTKDSCKSMTDLMNPEKFLKMDIKQLAEQVHEINLKFRSQWGPRTDYSLLYDSKYMDSKIIALNPLVFNNNDNIHFLGRLFVSHIFSEATANSPKFRGKLLSKWVDLGVRFEQLGDMVSWLALATIVCSIPVLRLYQAWQYVSEHTIRVIFKDWVPTIAQLNRRQLSSRSTSSVFILAPPNLEDPVIRSNVISYFGDLIIHADDLPSETKLKYLEKKINRTNNAFHKWQQRLDSLSRGRSDDVIRLRNVDEMTAGVYQFWKYHLSLPPLNMRGLMDLSTKTDPPRVDEKAYSMIGSQRSPLLTGSYLPILFNELLPNYSLFSKQSLIGAAGVISTTMNATTVPSATSLTRHASIRPKSPMVRSTHNFTISEPISVDVNGNGNSKGNSSIADAGNGNTSPAIPDNKKSGNQITGVENIDGPVVRAMSTKQSNRQHLLKCVRDAFNIDSDIFRVSNDFIFKSCNDLDLMSTNSSTVIENPKRFSQQSYTNANTPGVSRESQDMANTLSKSLENIDFFNKDSETLKESVIPVVLKSGSLDKIFDLLVLTAGVFSRLVETKDLENYFIHNKERNTSGSFSSDEESRDDTLGLLDFAFIRLSMDNETFTETFFNTYRSFTTTKCVLENLAKRYIGAKSCALSISKLLNGSSKVKSSELTSINDQKFPIWDMKLPPDEAVNHTNWAKIQVGAAESLCNLVKNHYADFTDDTDSNNTLLDIVKIMEDDVGVEWPRRIEQMKRTANSEDIKETQKFVVKLSELFAGIRSAYQKQMYRPLGINRIQRKVTSLLDSFKSKTIIDYNRVLNSNTLDDSMVSKFHELKYNDYEGILDWVYALDNFILERVKLVTKQDWFATYQVLELFSYGSLTSYFSFPQHSAAYTMITSGSSQLDDLEIMNVFSWISNLTKPNEKHDSYLLNKLPESVQLLIRLHNCLTSFFTVEISNTDKDPDNRLQTCAAILQILNYVRWKNSSLDLFEEEGDSTPKSMSPHIPSFIETAISNAIISPESRFYEHTWRAAHSLLSCKEDDYLPSICRLLENIDDKHVRGFVEHDSIYMAKPKNLCACPGWLILRLIEIAKFVPNMSTMNSKLINFDKRRFVSNIISNIVDLTPASEDYTNTNRDRRSRSFGTCLSLEVVDPNKDYRKSTRFVAASESKMLKFQENGLFNEILSEEVEKTRRDHKKIEALSVQEHDNKRSAVLQKVVQRKPKTSVMVPSLQIPTIPSSPNSSSSPTLGKDKRSSVASLGARSSIVSNSGHNHVGRKLGGFFRRPFSIGGFNSSASSSSLNSILVPDVQPNGTVAPLNLPSIESSSVNEQKPVYQFKTFEIENIVELMNFKNPGCAYSFKIVMQGGQEIILQATGSADSKQWVKMIKASRRYAYYSKKYKSKTYNKIFGVPLEDVCEREGTVIPNIVVKLLEEIELRGLDEVGLYRIPGSVGSVNALKNAFDEEGGLSNSFTLEDDRWFEINAIAGCFKMYLRELPECLFTNERVQAFANLALRYKSHQMNLEEFIHTMVNLLRTLPLCYYHTLKRIVVHLNKVHQHVENNRMDASNLAIVFSMSFINQEDLANSMGSTLGAIQTILQFFIKSPRDFFE